The region aaaaaaaaaactttaaaatacctcccaggtgcatagctcccttaccttgggtgctgagccccccaaatccccccccaaaacccactccccacaactctacaccattaccatagcacttatgggtgaaggggcacctagatgtgggtgcggtgggtttggggggggtttggagggctcccatttaccagcacaagtggaacaggtaggggggatgggcctgggtccacctgcctgaagtgcactgcacccactaaaaactgctccagggacctgtatactgctttcatggagctgggtatgacatttcaggctggcatacaggctggcaaaaaaatgtttttaaagttcgttttttttggtgggagggggttagtgaccactgggggagtcaggggaggtcatccccaattccctctggtggtcatctgggcagtttgggcacttttttgggatttggacctaaaaaaaagggtccaaaaaaagcagaccaaattctcgctagggccgcccttcttttttccattatcggctgagggcgcccatctcttaagcaagcCCTGGCACGACcctatcccgccttcgctacccttccaacatgcccccgggaactttgttcgtcccgcgacggactgcagttgggggcacccaaaatcggctttcgattataccgatttgggtgcccgaaagagaagggcggccatctccaaatttgggtcggaagatggccgcccttctctttcgaaaataagctggttagtgtaaCAGGTAAAATACATACGTATATCTTAGGCACGATCAGTTACACCACACATAGAGCTGGTGAAAATGCTCACGCCtagattgcaaaaaaaaaaaaaagcaacatgtaaattatagtattctacccttagggctggattcagtaaatgacgccCAGAAAAAATTGACACCAAATCAccaaatggtattctataatgggcattccAGGATGGGTATCCCTATATAGAATAACACATAACACCGGGATtcacatagaaacacagaaaatgtaGGCAGacaaagatcatatggcctatccagcttgcccatccatgccatcaactctccctttcactcccttgtcccaagctctcttgaattcagatactattttcatctccactacttccAACGTTGGGTacttccatgaattcaccacccttttcgtgaagaagtatttcctcagatttcttgagcctgcaaagaagtgggaaaatgtgggatacaaatgcaataaataaataaaaaataaataaaatcctctttcaccttcatcctatgctccctcattccagaggttcctttcaattgaaagagactcgcctcctgcgCATTTATGtctcataggtatttaaatgtccctattatatctcccctctcctgcctttcttccaaagaatacatattagatctttaagtctgttcccgtacactttatgacaaagacaattgaccatttcagtagccaccctctggaccgactccatcctgtttatttcattttgaaggtgcggtctccagaactgtatacaatattctaaatgaggtctcactatgctcaggcacaatcctcccgcactttccccggatgatcaatgctaataacgtTCTTAAATTTGTATGTTATTAGTGTTGATCATGAGGGAGTTAATTCCCCACGCTGTTCTGGTGCTATTTTTAGGGTGCAGTTTCAGAACAGTGCAGGgaattgatcatcggggcctGGGAGACAAACTTGATGATGGCACTAGCAGTTGCCTGCCTCTGCTCTGTTGTTGCCCAAGAGGGAATGCTGTCTGCTGTGAGGAGGAGCATTGAACTTGGAGTTGGCTTGGCTCCTGGATACTTCTGTGTGCACTGCCCTCAGCCTGGCCCCCACCGACATCTCCCTTGGTCGACAATTGTTTCATCTGTCTTCTCTTCTCCTGTGCTCATCTGTGCCGCCAGCTGGGACACAGATAAGAGCAATGCTTTAACTCCACTGCCCTGCTACTGCAGATCCTTCATTTCCTGCTGTGTCAGATGCATCCCCTCCtgtggcagaaacaggaagtacatgACATCAGGAAGAGGCGTGGgtcaggcaggaagaaggacctgtggcagtCAGAAGACTTAACATGTTAACGTGCTAACTCAGCAGGCACACACATGAGCAGGAGATCAATGTGGCAGCAGCAGCCTGCTTGAGCCTTCTGCCTTCCTGCCACAAAAATCTTGTTAACATGGCGCcaatgccgggccccccttggaggccggaccCCTggaatcttaccccccccccccctctcattggccctgcacccaaacatccttctggcttttgccatcaacctttctacctatttggccaccttgagatcaaatacgatcacacccaagtccggATCCCCCATTGCTGAAGTTGGATGCTGTTGGGTGATGGGGGAGAGCTTGTGCTCATGTTGGGGTGGGTTGGGGAAGATGTCTTTGGGGTCAGGATGTGATGGGGTTTCCAGTTCagggatcatagtaacatagtgatggcagaaaaagacatgaatggtccatccagtcttcccaacagtcacatttattctcaattcaagattgaCATAATATCAACAATGAGCGTGATATTAAGTTAGAGAGCAGTGATTTTAGAAGATTGTTCCCACATCTATATGGGGGGTGCAGTAGTATAATTGTTTTCCCACATCTAGCTGTCTaaaatcactgttccctctagatGTGGATGGGTTTAAACATGCAGCCCTGCTCCCATTGAACAAGAGACTGTACATTtgcagagcctcttgtaaaatagtatAGGGATTCCACATGCCCTGACTTAGAGGCTGGATTCCCTTCTGcactttctttctaaaatgctactcataggcctgcatcaggggtcaacaaAGTTACTTCACAAGCAGAAACTCGCAAGCATAACTGGCAGCTCTTATGTGTGCGGGTTTCTTCGTTTGATGCAACTttgttgacccctgatgcaggcagtttcaCTGAAACACAGACTGCATTGAGTCTGTTCAATAAAACTGAGTTGACGCCCTCACTCTCGAAGGCTCTTTGTGCTTTTATTTTCGCTCCTGTGTGAGTGTACTTTGGATTCCCTCTTCTGTGTTTCTAGTGTCCAAAAAATGCACACTATTATCTGCAAATGACAAAACACAAAATGTCATGTTTTTTCTGCTTGCTTTCATTTGGAAACAACAGGCAATGACATAGGATATGTCATTGCAAACGACAGCTCATCCCTAGGAATGATTGCCTCTTTTTCTATACAGTTTTCTCATGTTTCTAATACCAGTGCTCCTCTCCCACAGCAACTTTataatgtttacaaagtttccaatggATGAGACATGCCACCTTGATGTGCCTTTCTATACAGAAATTTTCTCTCATCAGGACTTTCCTGCCAGCTATGAGATGAGTAACTATTTCCAGCTTTTCCTTACAAAATCTATATGATGtccgtttaaccagttttttctattgtctactgtgaaccatcttgtCTGAAATTCAGTCTCCTCTGCTGCTACTATTAATttctcatccttaggtttcagttcACCTCTTAACTGTTCATGTATCAATTTTGATCCATGTATGATTTCTGGAGTAATACTTTGTGTTTCCCACTTGGTTTTCTTTCTTTACTGAGCTGTTTCTTTAAagagtttttttctcttgttttgtaCATTCTGTTGCTTCCTTTCCTACGTGCATTGGTGGATTCTCACTCAGTCCTTTTGCTCAGCACAATGCCTGTCTACAAACCTGATTCTGGATGTTTTCTTTCATATTGCAACGCtttttcccccggattctataaatggcaccttctgttgtgtgtgcaaatgtatgcactttTTTTTGCACTGCTTTGAAAACACTTTTCTTTCTATTGGTCTTTGGTTACTgtgatttttctttttactgATTTGTCTGGGCAGTGTTACTGCAACGACAAATCATTAGGGATGTTTGTGATATATTTTGGGATatgttgtttgattttattttgaatggATTTATgtttcttgtttgaatgggatatttGTCTATGTTTCCTCtaattttatggagttcttttagatagtatttttattttatattatatgtTGTAAACCATTCTGGCTTGCTTTGCAAATAGTAACGATATAGCAagaataataaacaataaatgaaaaacgataattgaataacaagccaatcagcactgataaatgggcaataacaagcaattatcggcactaattgcaATAATTGCAATAATATACACGCACATCTTtttaggtgcattctataataaggtgcgcataaattctagcgcactgatccaaaaagggggcatggccatggaaggagcatgggccagtcaggggcattcctaaaatgtatgcacattgttatagaattagaggatctgtgcctaatttagcacctaaataataataataataacaataaaactttgggccctatttactaagccactcaGTAGGCGTGCTAACgttttagtgtgctctaaaaattagcaagcactaatgctagagagaaCCATATGaatgtatgggtgtctctagcattagcatgcgctaatttagggcatgctaatgctagagatactcatatattcctatgaatgtctctagcattagcgcacgctaattattagaatgcgctaaaaagttagcatgacTACAGCGCGGTTTATTAGACAGGGCCCTTTGTAACCCGCTGTATCTGAGACATTCTAAGCAGGGATcaaaaatacatacaaaataaaatataataatacaATCAAACAGCATAAAACACAATGTAGTCACAGTTCccgcgctaagtgctattctataaaccatgcctaactgtaagtggggtttatagaatagtgcaaaaTGCTATTTTtgagccaattttttaggcatcatttatagaatctagacctTTGTGCATTTCCTGTTAAGTAGGCctgggggtaattctatgaagTAGGTGCTAATATTTATATGCTGATTAAGCACATAAATTTTTAAAAGAATGGCATAcacatgcatatgtgtgcacatgtgtGCATAAATACCAATATTCTGTCTAATCACTATTCTGTAAGCACACATGTAAGTTGGGTCCCTTGCACCCAGTCAGTGTATGGGGGGACTGCCCACATAACTAATTTGTTGGTTTGGGACTAGGGTCGAGACTGACAAATGCCGGGATACCACAGGCTCAAATAGTCCACACGTGCTGCACTCTTCACTCAGTCAATAAGTCAGACCACTCTTGGATTGACATTCCGAACCAACTTGTTTTGCTTGAAAGTCTTTTGACAATTAACTGGGACAATAATAATAACACAGGTAGTCACTTTGGCAAAGGCAGTAAACAAGCATTATTTACAAAGTCTCCTTTTCTCCCTTGTATCCTTTACTCCAGGTAAGAATATGTGAAtaatctttatttctttttttctttctctctctctgtataatATCAGTGTAACAAGTAGTACAAGTATGTTATTAAGAAGATGGTCAGTTACACTCTTAGTTGCTGGAGATGTTGAGAGACTGAGGGATTTTGAGGTGAGCTCAACTGAGTCCTGGTGGGATGTGTATTGAAGTAATTCTTCTTTCTTCAGCCTCAGAACTGTCCAAGGAGCCTGTATATAGCTGGTCCTGGTCACCCTGCTGAAAAACACAACTATGCATAGCTTCTCCTTTTCTTGTAGGTCCAAAGAGTACGTGCAGCGGTTTCAACATttgcactggtccccatcacaACATAGCGCTTAAATGGCAATTTCACTATAAATGCTCCTAACCTTTTCCTTACAGATTTTCCTGACTAGGGTAGTTGGGTGTCTCTACCTCCTGTAGCTGCTTGGGCTTAAATATCTAGGTCCTTTGGACTGGATGGCTTTCCCCTCACATGGAAAACgtaaggcaaataaagaccatatggtctatccagactgcccatccatgccagttactatctctttctctcccatagagatcttatgtacttgtctcaagctttcttgaattcagatacagattttgtttccaccacttccactgacatgtggttccacaaattcacccccTTTTCCACGAAGAATCATTTCTTCAAGTCACTCCTGAGTCAATTGAAAGAGaatcgcctcctgtgcatttatattttGGAGGTAGTGAAACATCCCTATCATATCAAATTGATTGTTTGCtgacttgatgtatgtttttacagactgttgtaagccacattgagcctgcccgtgggtgggaaattgtgggatataaatgctataaataaataaataaatatctcccctctcctgcctttcttgcaaagtatatatattgaaatctttatttatttatttgtaacatttgtatcccgcattttcccacatatcagcagcctcaatgtggcttacaaaatactgtcAAGGTGGATGTCAAGTACGGCAGgtaataaacaaatacaaaaattaaaattctatgggatttgaatttgggatttagctcaaggttttttcaatagtagctcaaagcTAACTACAGTCAGttacagtaagtattttcctgtcctcagaGGTTTACaattcaaggggcccttttataaaggtgtggtagggctaccatgtgGTGTACTGAGGTGCCCAGAAGTAGTTCTGTGTTTTCCGGTGGCGTTTCCGGaccacggcagaaaatatttttttagcatggggagcaggagtaggcatgcccagcgatGATCAACCATGGGCATGTGCTGtacggttaccaccgggttagcgcatcAATCtttactgcctactaaataggaggtggtaagagctcaggcagtaaatcgCCACGTGCCAATGTTTTTATTAGTCCAGAAATATCCCAAACACTGTCTAATTTAATAAGTTTATCAAGAAACTATTTTTCACAGCGTGACTACCATACACAATCAAATATACGCATTATTTTTGTataacggggatcttcagatttttccaccacttccaccattTCTCCAAAATAGCTCCCggatggtggaagtggtggaaaaatctgaagatccccgttatACAAAAATAATGCGTATATTTGATTGTGTATGGTAGTCACACTGTGATAAATAGTTTCTTGATGAACTTATTAAATTAGATAGTGTTTGGGATATTTCTGGATTTATATATCGAACTAATCCCCACACTATAAGTAAAAGATCTATTTACTCAGAATGTTTttattagtacatggccatttacgatttccatttaaaataacggaaatacctactgtggtaaaagtggcctcagagACGGCAACTTTCACATGgccacactaccacagaccactttttactgcagctttgtaaaagggcccctaagtttgtatctgagacaatggagggttaagtgacttgtccaagatcaccaTAGCAACAGTGGAATTTCAACCaggcttccctagttctcagcctgctgctcagtggcatagccatgggggagtCTAGGGAACCTGCCCctctcccactttgggctcaagccccctTCCAAACTTGTAGCACCCCCttaaatggctggtggggatgctgaagaaatgcagttcacataagaactgagcatgctcagggagtTCAGGAATCGGCGGCTGGAGGCAAACCACGCACTTCTGCGAAGCAGCACAAGGAGGCGGGGAATGGCACAGGCACTGCATTTCTTTGgggtttcctgttcgaaaatatttAAGAGTGTCTAAAATGAACAgctattttccaaaataaaatgtccaacttacaaatgccaaaaaatcaAGGATGAAGACGTCTGTCTGGCAGTATTTgtatgaaaatggccacacagacgtccctgcagagcagaggggcaaccTAGTCATCAGTACAATGGACTTTAATCCAGGacacccaggttcatatccccctgtaaaataaacaatattacaatagtctagcatTAAAAGTACCGTAGCCTGAATAATCACTTGTAATTGCTTGGTCTCCAAAAAATGTTTAAGAAGGCATAACATTTTACTATCCAGGCGTATAAGATACTATCAAAGGTTTTTCTTAGCACTGGCCATGATGGCTTTATTTAGCATAAACTAGTCTTATTCCATAGGCTCCCCTCTTATTACCTTATTACTATTGCCATGAAGTTACTGGAATCAATTTGATCACATATTCTATTGAAATCTATTGCAGTGAGCAGCGTATAGATTGTAGGTAGGCAAGTTATTGGTCTGTCATTTTTCAGAACATTATGTGGATCTCCCTTTGGAGGAATAAATGTTCTTCCTGTTATTAAGTATTCTGGAGGTATTAGCCTGCAGCAGGCAGCATTTGTTTTTAAACACAGACAGTTGTAAGCAGAATTAATCCCAGATGTTCAGCTCCGGGCCATGTCTggtcactggcactgaatattgggggcttgctgccagagcttatgtgggtcctggccaatatgcagctggggcccacataagatagttatgtgggccccagctgaatattggccaggacccacagAACCTTTTGTTTTATCCCCTGCAATCCCCCTCCTGCCTTCCGATgcagcctcctcctccttcccttcccactACTCCCATCTTGTGACAAttatagctccccccccccctcaggtctaCCTCATATCCATGGTGATCCAGTAGGGGTGATAGTGGTAGGAGTGAAGCCTACTcaagaggtcacggcagccattttattCAGGCAGCCACAAaggacaggagtgagtggggttcactcctgctCCCATCACCCCCTCTAGACCACCATGGATATGAGGTAGGCccaaggagcctctcctgcccacttaaattgcttttaatatcaggggttcttttattaagtcTGTTTGCCTGACAAATTGATTTTTTCAGTTTGCTAAGTCCGGGTGAAGCGATGTTAACAGTTTGAGCTAAATATTGATCACGCCATCTGAGCCAAGTCTCTTCTAGTTTGGGGATTTTTTAATCTGCTTTCCACTTCTTTTGCTGTTACTTCAATTCATTCAATAGCTTTGATTTTTGCCTTTTCCAAATCACTTTATGCTGGTTAACCATTCTTCTTGGTTGTGCTCTACAatatttttgtaaacatttctccAAAATCGTTGTGCTTCAGCTTTCGTAGGTGGTGTTTTCACCATATCACTGCTCTCtccaagttcttttttttggttctTTCTAAATAGCTTATTTTGATGTGCTTTTAATTATGATTTTGATGTGATTCTTTCACCTCTACTTATTACTAGGATAAGCAAAATTAGATTCAAgttgtttggtttttgtttttgttttttttttatcaacctATGAACAAACCAGGTGGGTCCTTATTTTTCCCCATAGGGTCTTCTTTATGGCTTCTTTGACCTCATGGTTCCTCAAACTGTAAATAAGGGGATTTAACATGGGTGTAAGTACTGTATACACCAAAGAACCCAGTCTATCTTGGTCATTGGTATAACCAGATGAGGATCTCACATAGGTGAAGATGACTGTGCCATAGAATAAACTGACCACAGTGAGGTGAGAGCCACAAGTGGAAAAGACCTTCCAGCGAGCTTTGGATGAGCTGATCCTCAATATGGCTGAGATGATATGGAAATAAGATGCAAGTATGAGAATGAATGGGATAAGAACCAGTAATGAGCCTGCCACACTAAGCATTGCCTCATTAGCCCGGGTGTCTGTGCAGGCCAACTTCAATAGTGGTGGGACATCACAGAAGAAGTTGGATACTTCATTGGGTCCACAGAAGGGCAATTTGGAAGTCAAGATAGCCAACACTAAGGCATCCAAGAAACCACTGGCCCATGAAACAGCAGCTATTTGAAAACAGATGCTCTTCGTCATAGCCATGTTGTAATGCAAAGGTCTACAGATGGCCATGTACCTATCATAGGCCATCACGACTAACAAGAAGCATTCAGTGCATCCCAAGAAGTGCAGGAAGAAGACTTGTGTCAGACAGCCTGGGACAGAGACTTTGTTCCCTTGGCCCAGTGAGACAGCCAGCATGGTGGGAATAGTGGTTGAGGTGAATAG is a window of Microcaecilia unicolor chromosome 2, aMicUni1.1, whole genome shotgun sequence DNA encoding:
- the LOC115461990 gene encoding olfactory receptor 6N1-like — protein: MGYVNGTVVLEFILLGNWYLLRNPKLLFTLLLVIYIMSLTGNSLIIYLVQMDSHLHIPMYFFLSNLSLLEILFTSTTIPTMLAVSLGQGNKVSVPGCLTQVFFLHFLGCTECFLLVVMAYDRYMAICRPLHYNMAMTKSICFQIAAVSWASGFLDALVLAILTSKLPFCGPNEVSNFFCDVPPLLKLACTDTRANEAMLSVAGSLLVLIPFILILASYFHIISAILRISSSKARWKVFSTCGSHLTVVSLFYGTVIFTYVRSSSGYTNDQDRLGSLVYTVLTPMLNPLIYSLRNHEVKEAIKKTLWGKIRTHLVCS